The Alnus glutinosa chromosome 7, dhAlnGlut1.1, whole genome shotgun sequence genome includes a region encoding these proteins:
- the LOC133872471 gene encoding protein DETOXIFICATION 53 → MCVTTESRGIINGDPLVSKEGGCNEDAMRERSEGTFGSGFLRRQLPLTGLLRTMPLREMGEEVQALGKIAGPIVMTTMLIYSRSVISMLFLGRLGKAELAGGSLAIGFGNITGNSILRGLSTGMDPICCQAYGAKRWSVLSQTFQKTLCLLLLVSIPISLLWLNIDPIFQWLGQDPDITKVAKVYMAFSIPELLAQAHLYPLRSFLRTQGLTTPLTMAATVAAILHLPINYFFVTYLKLGVKGIALGFAFNTFNLNLGLIIYLAVSKKPLKPWHGLTIISAFRGWGPLLSLALPSAVSVCLEWWWYEIMLFLCGLFSNPQASLAAMGILIQTTGLLYIVPISLSAGLTTRVGHALGAGQPTRAQSTAIIGLTVAFAFGFASFIFMTALRSVWGKLFTDESHILELVSAALPVLGLCELGNSPQTVACGVLTGTARPKLGARINLYAFYLVGLPVVIVTSFVFKIGFLGIWFGLLAAQFSCLSMMGYTLFQTDWKHQSKKAEELTHAAEGKTERDDLESGLLTTDI, encoded by the exons ATGTGCGTCACTACTGAATCTCGAGGAATTATAAATGGCGACCCTTTGGTTTCCAAGGAGGGAGGCTGCAATGAGGACgcaatgagagagagaagcgAAGGCACATTCGGAAGTGGGTTTCTCCGGCGCCAGCTACCGCTTACTGGGCTTCTCCGGACGATGCCGCTCAGAGAG ATGGGAGAAGAAGTACAAGCATTGGGGAAGATTGCAGGGCCCATCGTGATGACAACCATGCTTATATATTCGAGGTCGGTTATTTCCATGCTCTTCTTGGGTCGTCTTGGAAAAGCAGAACTAGCCGGAGGCTCACTGGCGATTGGGTTCGGAAATATCACCGGCAACTCAATCCTCAGGGGACTGTCAACGGGGATGGACCCAATCTGTTGCCAAGCCTATGGAGCCAAGAGATGGTCGGTGCTCAGCCAAACCTTTCAGAAAACGCTGTGTCTCCTCCTCCTTGTTTCCATACCCATTTCACTCTTGTGGCTGAACATTGATCCCATCTTTCAATGGTTGGGTCAGGACCCGGACATCACAAAAGTTGCTAAGGTTTATATGGCTTTCTCCATTCCTGAATTGCTAGCTCAAGCTCACCTCTACCCCCTAAGGAGCTTCTTAAGAACCCAAGGCTTAACCACCCCACTGACAATGGCTGCCACCGTCGCCGCCATCCTTCACCTTCCGATTAACTACTTTTTTGTCACGTATTTGAAATTAGGTGTCAAAGGTATTGCATTGGGTTTTGCTTTTAACACGTTTAACTTAAACTTGGGCTTGATAATATATCTGGCTGTATCAAAAAAACCTCTAAAACCTTGGCATGGATTGACGATAATCTCAGCCTTTCGAGGCTGGGGGCCATTGCTAAGCTTAGCACTGCCTAGCGCTGTTTCAGTGTGCTTGGAGTGGTGGTGGTATGAAATAATGCTGTTTCTCTGCGGATTGTTTAGTAATCCGCAGGCTAGTTTGGCGGCAATGGGCATCCTTATTCAGACAACAGGCTTGCTATATATTGTTCCAATCTCTTTAAGCGCAGGCTTAACAACCCGCGTCGGCCACGCCTTGGGCGCTGGTCAGCCAACCCGTGCGCAATCGACAGCAATCATTGGACTTACTGTTGCATTTGCTTTTGGATTCGCATCCTTCATCTTCATGACGGCGTTGAGATCAGTGTGGGGGAAGTTGTTCACAGACGAATCACATATTCTCGAATTGGTTTCAGCTGCTCTTCCAGTATTGGGTTTATGCGAACTCGGCAACTCTCCCCAAACAGTTGCGTGCGGTGTCTTAACAGGCACAGCGCGTCCTAAACTGGGTGCCCGGATAAATTTGTATGCATTTTACCTCGTTGGATTGCCGGTGGTTATTGTCACTTCTTTCGTTTTCAAGATTGGCTTCCTAGGTATATGGTTTGGGCTGCTAGCAGCACAGTTTTCTTGCTTGTCTATGATGGGCTACACATTGTTTCAAACAGATTGGAAGCACCAAAGTAAAAAGGCTGAGGAGCTGACTCATGCTGCAGAAGGGAAGACAGAGAGGGATGATTTGGAAAGCGGCCTACTGACTACTGATATCTGA
- the LOC133872732 gene encoding serine/threonine-protein kinase STY13 isoform X2, translating to MSCSEKNRGGEEGQYSTKSVTQNGSVTAPSQLSIDENLLVDPKLLLIGSKIGEGAHGKVYEGRYGDRIVAIKVLNRGSTSDERAALESRFAREVNMMSRVKHDNLVKFIGACKDPLMVIVTELLPGMSLRKYLLSIRPGLLDLHVAINFALDIARAMDCLHANGIIHRDIKPDNLLLTANQKSVKLADFGLAREESVTEMMTAETGTYRWMAPELYSTVTLRQGEKKHYNNKVDVYSFGIVLWELLTNRMPFEGMSNLQAAYAAAFKQERPSLPEDISPDLAFIIQSCWVEDSNLRPSFSQIIRMLNEFLFSLSPPSPSPPSPSVLESDTKAVATSNGTMTEFSARARGKFAFLRQLFTAKRTRNSQ from the exons ATGAGTTGCAGCGAGAAGAACAGAGGAGGCGAAGAGGGGCAGTATTCAACGAAATCGGTGACGCAGAATGGATCGGTGACGGCGCCGTCGCAGTTGAGTATCGATGAGAATCTGCTGGTTGACCCGAAATTGCTCTTGATCGGTTCGAAAATCGGCGAGGGTGCCCATGGGAAAGTCTATGAAGGAAG GTATGGTGATCGAATTGTGGCTATTAAAGTCCTCAATCGTGGGAGCACTTCAGATGAAAGAGCTGCACTTGAGAGTCGTTTTGCGCGGGAAGTTAATATGATGTCGCGTGTTAAACATGATAATTTAGTCAAG TTTATTGGAGCTTGCAAGGACCCTTTAATGGTGATAGTGACAGAGCTGTTACCTGGAATGTCACTCCGGAAGTATTTACTGAGTATTCGTCCTGGACTATTAGACCTTCACGTGGCTATAAATTTTGCCCTTGATATTGCTCGAGCCATGGATTGTCTACATGCTAATGGGATTATACATAGAGATATAAAACCTG ACAATTTGTTGCTTACGGCAAATCAGAAGTCTGTGAAACTTGCAGATTTTGGCCTTGCAAGAGAAGAATCTGTGACAGAGATGATGACTGCAGAAACTGGGACTTACCGATGGATGGCTCCTGAG TTGTACAGCACTGTGACATTGCGTCAGGGAGAGAAGAAACATTACAACAACAAGGTTGACGTCTACAGTTTTGGAATTGTCTTATGGGAACTATTGACCAACCGCATGCCATTTGAAGGCATGTCCAATTTGCAGGCTGCTTATGCTGCGGCTTTTAAG CAAGAGAGGCCTAGTCTTCCAGAGGATATATCCCCTGATCTGGCCTTCATCATACAGTCATGTTGGGTTGAGGACTCTAACCTGAGGCCGAGCTTTAGCCAGATTATCCGCATGCTTAATGAATTTCTCTTCAGTCTCTCACCACCCTCACCGTCACCACCCTCACCATCCGTACTGGAATCTGATACCAAGGCGGTGGCAACTAGTAATGGTACCATGACTGAATTTTCCGCTCGTGCGAGGGGGAAGTTTGCTTTTCTACGTCAGCTCTTCACTGCTAAGAGGACCAGGAACTCACAATGA
- the LOC133872732 gene encoding pentatricopeptide repeat-containing protein At3g29230 isoform X1: MLMRATLSHIIPKLQRLSSVKEVEKAQAIIIKAGLYTHPYIIANLIAFSALSPLGSLAHAQAMFQDTKMDDAFICNTMIRAYTNSVFPIKAIYIYNHMQHVNAGPDHFTYNFVLKACARASRCEEEGGGCDGFGVARKGAEIHGRVLKSGFERDAYIQNSLVYMYSQCGLVGLARRMFDEMTDRSVASWNIMIMAYDQINDFKSADCLIDLMPEKNVVSWNTLIARHVRSGNIEAARKVFQEMPERDAVSWNSIIAGYVQVKDYAGALTIFDEMQIAKVEATEVTLISVLGACAETGALEMGRTIHESLKEKNHKIEGYLGNALVDTYAKCGNLSLAWEVFNELKMKPVSCWNAMIMGLAVHGYYQQALELFAAMELRLDEIRPNRVTFIGVLIACSHQGLVEEGRQYFNRMIKVYKIMPDIKHYGCMVDLLSRWGLLYGAWQMIEAMPLPSTAVLWRTLLGACRVHGNAELAEESFRQLAKLEALSDGDYVLLSNIYAESERWDDVQRVRNEMIRVGVPKKLGSSNIEMR, from the coding sequence ATGCTGATGAGAGCCACACTTTCTCACATAATCCCCAAGCTTCAGCGACTTTCTTCTGTAAAAGAAGTAGAAAAAGCCCAAGCTATTATCATCAAGGCCGGCCTCTACACCCATCCTTACATAATCGCCAATCTCATCGCCTTCTCGGCCCTGTCCCCATTGGGAAGCCTCGCGCATGCGCAGGCCATGTTCCAAGATACTAAAATGGACGATGCTTTCATTTGTAACACTATGATTAGAGCTTACACTAACAGCGTTTTTCCCATTAAAGCTATTTATATATACAACCATATGCAACACGTGAATGCTGGGCCTGATCATTTTACTTACAATTTCGTGCTCAAGGCGTGTGCTAGAGCTTCAAGGTGCGAGGAAGAAGGTGGAGGATGTGATGGGTTTGGTGTTGCTCGTAAGGGAGCAGAGATTCATGGCCGGGTTTTGAAGTCGGGGTTTGAACGCGATGCTTATATTCAGAATTCGTTGGTTTATATGTATTCTCAGTGTGGGCTCGTGGGTCTCGCCCGTCGAATGTTTGATGAAATGACTGACCGAAGTGTTGCGTCGTGGAATATCATGATAATGGCCTATGATCAGATTAATGATTTCAAATCGGCGGATTGCCTTATTGATTTGATGCCTGAGAAAAATGTGGTTTCATGGAATACCTTGATCGCGCGGCATGTTAGGTCAGGTAATATTGAAGCTGCAAGAAAGGTGTTTCAAGAGATGCCAGAACGGGATGCGGTTTCTTGGAATTCAATAATTGCTGGTTATGTTCAGGTTAAGGATTATGCCGGAGCATTGACGATCTTCGATGAAATGCAAATTGCTAAGGTGGAGGCAACAGAAGTAACGCTTATATCTGTTTTGGGTGCTTGTGCAGAGACGGGTGCATTGGAGATGGGTAGGACGATCCATGAGTCCTTGAAAGAGAAGAACCACAAGATTGAAGGGTATTTGGGCAATGCCCTTGTAGATACGTATGCTAAATGTGGGAATTTGAGTTTGGCTTGGGAAGTATTTAATGAGCTGAAAATGAAACCGGTAAGTTGTTGGAATGCAATGATTATGGGTTTGGCCGTACATGGTTACTATCAGCAAGCCTTGGAATTGTTTGCAGCCATGGAATTAAGGCTTGACGAGATCAGGCCGAATCGGGTAACTTTCATCGGTGTTCTAATTGCTTGTAGCCATCAGGGTTTGGTGGAAGAAGGGCGCCAGTATTTCAATCGCATGATCAAGGTGTACAAGATCATGCCTGATATAAAGCATTATGGTTGCATGGTTGACCTTCTTAGCAGATGGGGATTGTTATATGGTGCTTGGCAGATGATCGAAGCCATGCCTTTGCCCTCAACAGCTGTGCTGTGGAGAACTTTGTTGGGTGCTTGTAGGGTTCACGGGAATGCCGAATTGGCTGAGGAATCCTTCCGGCAGCTTGCCAAGTTGGAAGCTCTTAGTGATGGAGATTATGTTTTGTTATCTAACATTTATGCTGAATCTGAGAGATGGGATGACGTTCAGCGAGTAAGGAATGAAATGATTCGTGTTGGAGTTCCGAAGAAACTTGGCTCCAGCAATATAGAGATGAGATAA